CGTTCGCGCTGAGCCGGCGGAGCTTTCCCGCCTACTTGGCGGCGAAGTGCCACCAGGTGCCGCCGACAAAGACGGTGCCGGCGGCAAAGGCCAGGGCCAGTTCCAGCAGGATGCCCAGGCCCATCGCCTTCAGCGCCGCGTAGCTGGCCGACCAGGCCTCGGGCAGGCTGCGGCGGCGCAGGAACTCGCTCAGCAGCAGCCCCGCGGCGAACCCGACGATCAGCCCCACCACGGGGATAACGAACATCCCCACGACGCCCGCCACCACCCCGGCCAGGACTGAGGTGTTGGGAACTTTGCGCTGCTTCAGGCGGCGGCCGGTCAGCACCGCACTGGAAAGCAGGCCCGCCAGGGCCAGTGCGGCGCCCACGCCGAACGTCCACCATGCGGCGGTGCTCTGCAGCCCCAGGGCCCAGCCGAGCAGTGCGGCGATAATCAGGATGCTGCCCGGCAGGACCGGAATAACGATTCCGGTCAACCCCACGGCGATGGCCAGGGCAGCGATGACGGTGATGACAATGTCGGGGTCCATCCCCTCAGTCTTCCATCCGCCCGGACTTCCGCCCGCCGGAACTTCCACCGCCGGTCGGGCCCGCTCCGGGGCGGAGCCTGATCCGAGACGCTCGGCACGGCAGTCGCCAAGCCGCACGAGTCGATACTAAGGTTGCTTATAGAGCGGTTACCCCTGCACCCAACAGCACCAGGAGAGACAAATGAGCACGGACTCAGGCAACAACGGCCGACCCGGAGCAGCCAACGGCTCCGAAAACGCCGGCAACCCGACGGGACCCGACGGCGGACGGCTGCGGGATCGCTCCGGCCGGATCCCGGCGGCCGACGAAACGCAGGTACTGCCGGCCGGCACGGATCCGTCCGGGACTTCTCCGGCCTCGGGGGCAACCGCTGCGGGAGCTTCCGCGCACCCGTCGGCCGGGCAGTCGAACCAGGGCGACGACGACGGCCGCACCCGGGCCATGCCCCTGAGCGCCACCAAAGACCCCAACTCGGACTATGACGCCACCGGCGGGTCCCATCCGGACAGCGACCGGCTGGACAGCGACCGGGCGGCAGACAGCAGGGACGCCGGCCGCCGCACCGCCCTTCCGGGCAAAGCCAACCGCGAGGCACTGCTGGCACTGGAGAAGGAGCGGTTCGGCGGCATGAAGTTCGGAGCTGCCTTCTTCGGCTGGCTGACCGCCACCGGCATGGTGGTCCTCCTGTCGGCGCTGGCCGCCGCCATTGGTGCCGCCGTCGGCTTCTCCACCGACAATGACCTCGGCCAGTCCCTGGACCAGGCGATGGCAAACCAGAGCGCGGGGATCATCGGCACCGTCATCCTGCTGGTTATCCTCCTGCTGGCGTACTGCGCCGGCGGTTACGTGGCCGGCCGGATGGCCCGCTTCAACGGCCTGAAGCAGGGCCTGGCGGTCTGGCTGTGGGCCCTGATCGCCGGAGTGGTTGTGGTGGTGCTGGGACTGATCTTCGGCGACGACATCCGCAGCATCACCCAGCTGAACACCGTCGCACCGCTGCCCGAGGATCTTGACGGAGCCACTGCGGTGACCTGGATTGCCATCGCCGCCACGCTGGCCGCCACGCTTATTGGCGCCCTGATCGGCGGGCTGGCCGGCATGCGCTACCACCGCCGGATCGACCGCGCCGACTTCAGCGACGCTGACGCCCGCGGCTAGCAAAGCCTGACTCCGGAAGACAGAACGCCGGAAGACAGAACCGGCCCGCACCTTCGAAAGGTGCGGGCCGGTTCTGTCTTCCGGGCTTGTTCCAGCGGCCCCGTTACGGCGAGGGAGTGCCGCCGTTGACGTTCAGGGTCTCACCGATCACATAGCTGGATTCGGGAGACGCCAGGAACACGTAGGCCGGAGCCAGCTCGGTGGGCTGACCGGCCCGGCCCAGCGGGGTGTCCTTGCCGAACTCGGGCAGCTTGTCCTTGGGCTGACCGTCGGATACCTGCAGCGGCGTCCAGAACGGCCCCGGCGCCACGGCGTTGACGCGGATGCCCTTGGGGGCCAGCTGCTGGGCCAGGCCCTTGGTGAAGTTGTTGATGGCCGCCTTGGTGCTGGCGTAGTCCAGCAGGAACGGCGAGGGGTTGTAGGCCTGGATCGAGGTGGTGTTGATGATGCTTGATCCGGCCGGCAGGTGCGGCAGTGCAGCCTTCGTAATGCGGAAGAACGCGTAGATGTTCGTCTTGAACGTGTCATCCAGC
This genomic interval from Arthrobacter sp. zg-Y820 contains the following:
- a CDS encoding DUF456 domain-containing protein, which encodes MDPDIVITVIAALAIAVGLTGIVIPVLPGSILIIAALLGWALGLQSTAAWWTFGVGAALALAGLLSSAVLTGRRLKQRKVPNTSVLAGVVAGVVGMFVIPVVGLIVGFAAGLLLSEFLRRRSLPEAWSASYAALKAMGLGILLELALAFAAGTVFVGGTWWHFAAK